CCCTCTACACCAGAGCCTGTTGATCTATGCCTTGTTCCTCACTGTGTATTTATTTGCAGTTTGTAACACTGATCTGCGGTacaatttttttagtttcttaaacaGAAGTAGGCAAGGGAACCCCAATGATACTGAGTCTCCTGTATGGAAACAGTGAGTGGTGAGATAAGTGGTGTTTGTGTACCTCCGTGATGTTAGAAGATATAAGAAGCTAGAGAGATTAAACACTTGAGTCCTGTGCATATTTTAGTAGTTTTATTTCCCCTCTGAGACTCTCCCCTGCCATAGCCCCTTCTtcctgctctctggaacagagccTCTGGTATCTGTTCTGGCTCTGCCTAGAGCTGGAGTTCTAGGATTCTCAAagggccccctcccccctctgtctTTAGTGTCCCCAGAGTGGTTAAATGGACTATGCCCTCTTCCACTGGTTTATAGGGAAGGGGGCTTGCTTCCCTGTTTCAAACATCCCTTATGGAGGAAATAAGAGATCCAAGTTTCACTTCATCTTTTCAGGCAGCTTTGTTTCCGTCTCTGAGGCTGGAGTGGGAGGGAGGCCTCAACCCTCAGCATTGCTTCTTCTCTGCCAGcagtttgggggtggggtggtctcATAGTCACAAGCACTCTTGGGGAAGACTAAAGCCTGAAGACTGAAAGTGTTAGTGCAGATGAGCAGAATTACAAAGCCCACTGTCTGTTGTTTTCTCAGCCAGCCATTTTGTCGAGGCAGAGCTTGCTGGGTGCTGGGCTCTCAGAGCTTTCCCTCATCCAGCAGCTTCCTGAGCCCATCACAGATCTTGCCAAGGTGCTGGGTGAAGTCTGGCCCATAGAGGGCCGTGAGCAGGCCCGGGTCGGAGAAGTGATCAAACACATGGCGAACGCGGCCGTGGGACTTGGGGGTGAGGTGGTGCTGCACCAGCTCCAGCAGCATATCCCGGCACTCGGCCAGCAGGCTGGCCAGCACAGCAGCCTCAAAAGTGAAGTCCACCTCCCCAAAGCTGAGTGCAGTCATGGCTCCGTGCCGCAGCTTCTGGCGAAAGCGGGCGGCCAGATCCAGCTCACTGGGGCTAAAGCAGCCACTGCGGTGCAGCACAGCCACCTTGATGGCCACCTTGATGAGGTCCTTGATAACCCGCTGGGCCTGGGGCCGGCTTTGTGTGTACTCTTTGGACACACGGTAGAGCTCATCTAGCACCTCGCTGCTTGTCTCGTCGATGAAGAGATGAGCCACGGACCGACCCGCCATTTTACTCAGTAGCTTCTTCTCTGCTTGCAGTGCCAGACTCTTTGAGCTGAAGGACTCCATGGTTCCTGGAGACGGGGTGGGGTTTGGGGGCTGTGATCAGTGATAGAAGAAAGGTCACAGGATtccttagaaagagaaaaatggctTTTCCCCTTCTGTCTCTTCTTTAGTTTCtatcttatcatttttttccccctgggccCTTCAGTCCCCTGTGCCTTGTTcagatttttttgtctttagtaCTGTAACAAATCTTGACCTCTAAAACAGCCCAGTATAATAGTAATAGCTCTGGCTGGAGGAATGAGGGCACAGAGGAGGCTAGCCCACCACAAATTAAGTTTTAAGGGGAAGTAGGCTGTTTCTGCCATAATGAAAAAGATAAGGCTTACCTGGCAAGTAATTCTCCCAGCTACCATTTTTGGACACTGAGCATGTATCACATATATCTGTGAGATGTGGGTTTTACTACCCTTGTTTTATAGCTGAGCAAGCTGAGGCTTATATCAAATCATTTACctggccctgctggttggctcagcagtagattgTTGGCCCGGCTtgtagaagtccctggtttgattctggtcaggacacacaggagaagcgcccacctgcttctccacccctccccttccccccacccctctcttttcctcttctgcagccatggctaaaatGGTTTGAGccagttgaccctgggcactggggatggctctatggcctcccctcaggcgctaaaatggatcacttactgagcaacagagtagtaactgcagatgggcagagcattgccctgtagtgaacatgcggggtggatcccagtcgggtacctgtgggagtctgtctctgcctccttgcctctcaataataataataataatttacctagccctggctggttagctggGTGGGTTGAGAGTGtgtgttgtcctgaaacaacaaggttggggtttgatccccagtcagggcacacatgggaagcaaccaaggaatgcacagctgagtggaaTAGCAAGtgcttccctcctgcctcccctctctttcccttcctctctctgtctttctaaaaaagcaataaaagcggccctggccagttggctcagtggtagagcgtcggcctggcatgcaggagtcctgggttcgattcc
The Saccopteryx bilineata isolate mSacBil1 chromosome 3, mSacBil1_pri_phased_curated, whole genome shotgun sequence DNA segment above includes these coding regions:
- the TNFAIP8L2 gene encoding tumor necrosis factor alpha-induced protein 8-like protein 2, giving the protein MESFSSKSLALQAEKKLLSKMAGRSVAHLFIDETSSEVLDELYRVSKEYTQSRPQAQRVIKDLIKVAIKVAVLHRSGCFSPSELDLAARFRQKLRHGAMTALSFGEVDFTFEAAVLASLLAECRDMLLELVQHHLTPKSHGRVRHVFDHFSDPGLLTALYGPDFTQHLGKICDGLRKLLDEGKL